The Flavobacterium psychrophilum genome includes a region encoding these proteins:
- a CDS encoding nitrogen fixation protein NifU, whose amino-acid sequence MESITIRPTQNPSILKFEFSDFVAKSNNYEFKNIDETAKSPLAKTLFYLPFVKTIYISGNFIALEKYSIVEWEDVQDEVASQIEQFVNTGGQIVIEEEEVRKKQPSTIYVESTPNPSVLKFVSNKLLTKTSVEFKNIDETLASPLAKELFKFPFVKEVFIDENYISITKYAVTEWDEITPEIRSFIKVYIEDGGVVVDESLIQTMPQAEKQNEAYFDGLDVTSQKIINILEEYVKPAVQADGGNIAFESYDETDKRVKVILQGACSGCPSSTFTLKSGIENMLKDMLNDNDIKVEAINS is encoded by the coding sequence ATGGAAAGCATCACTATAAGACCCACCCAAAACCCATCTATATTAAAATTTGAATTCAGTGATTTTGTTGCAAAAAGCAATAATTACGAGTTTAAGAATATAGATGAGACCGCTAAGTCTCCACTGGCTAAAACACTATTTTACCTTCCGTTTGTAAAAACAATTTACATATCGGGCAATTTTATTGCGCTTGAGAAATATTCAATCGTAGAATGGGAAGATGTTCAGGACGAAGTAGCGTCGCAAATTGAACAGTTTGTAAACACCGGCGGGCAAATTGTTATTGAAGAGGAAGAGGTTAGAAAGAAACAGCCCTCTACTATATATGTAGAAAGCACCCCTAACCCATCTGTACTTAAGTTTGTATCTAACAAACTGCTCACAAAAACATCTGTAGAGTTTAAAAATATAGATGAGACATTAGCTTCTCCTCTAGCTAAAGAACTATTTAAATTTCCTTTTGTGAAAGAAGTATTTATAGATGAGAATTACATCTCTATTACTAAATATGCTGTTACAGAATGGGATGAAATTACTCCGGAGATACGCAGCTTTATAAAAGTGTACATTGAGGATGGCGGTGTTGTTGTAGACGAATCGCTGATTCAAACAATGCCACAGGCAGAAAAACAGAATGAAGCTTATTTTGACGGACTGGATGTTACATCACAGAAAATTATCAACATTCTTGAAGAATATGTAAAACCTGCAGTACAGGCCGACGGTGGTAATATTGCTTTTGAATCGTATGACGAAACCGACAAACGCGTTAAGGTGATACTGCAAGGCGCGTGCAGCGGATGCCCGTCATCTACCTTTACACTTAAAAGTGGTATAGAAAACATGCTGAAAGACATGCTTAACGATAACGATATTAAGGTAGAGGCTATAAACTCTTAA
- a CDS encoding mevalonate kinase: MKGPLFYSKILLFGEYGIIKDSKGLSIPYNFYNGALKRDNYTSEEAVKSNGHLKKFVDYLEDLQAKQPELVTFDIATLKEHVNEGMYFDSTIPQGYGVGSSGALVAAIYDRYANNKITVLENLTREKLLQLKKIFGQMESFFHGKSSGLDPLNSYLSIPILINSQDNIEATGIPMQSADGKGAVFLLDSGIVGETAPMVSIFMENLKEKGFRDMFKEEFAKYTDACVDNFLHGDIKSLFSNTKKLSKVVLNNFKPMIPEQFHELWQKGIETNDYYLKLCGSGGGGYILGFTEDIEKAKQSLQGHKLEVVYQF; encoded by the coding sequence ATGAAAGGACCATTATTTTACTCAAAAATATTACTCTTCGGAGAGTATGGAATCATTAAAGATTCTAAAGGACTATCTATTCCCTATAATTTTTACAACGGAGCCCTGAAAAGGGATAACTATACATCTGAAGAGGCGGTTAAATCTAACGGTCATCTTAAGAAATTTGTTGACTATCTTGAAGACCTTCAGGCAAAACAGCCCGAACTGGTAACTTTTGATATTGCTACACTTAAAGAACATGTAAACGAAGGTATGTATTTTGACTCTACCATTCCGCAGGGATATGGTGTAGGCAGCAGCGGTGCGCTTGTTGCAGCAATTTACGACCGTTATGCCAATAACAAAATTACGGTTCTTGAAAATCTTACACGCGAAAAACTATTGCAGCTTAAAAAGATCTTTGGCCAGATGGAATCTTTCTTTCATGGTAAAAGTTCTGGACTGGATCCGCTTAACAGCTACCTTAGTATTCCTATTCTTATAAATTCTCAGGACAATATCGAGGCAACGGGCATACCAATGCAGAGTGCAGACGGTAAAGGTGCTGTGTTTTTGTTAGATTCTGGTATTGTGGGTGAGACTGCGCCTATGGTTTCTATATTTATGGAAAACCTGAAGGAAAAAGGTTTCCGCGATATGTTTAAAGAAGAATTTGCAAAATATACAGATGCATGTGTAGATAACTTTTTACATGGCGATATAAAATCGTTATTCTCAAATACCAAAAAACTTTCTAAGGTTGTGCTTAACAACTTTAAACCAATGATTCCGGAGCAATTCCACGAATTATGGCAAAAAGGTATTGAAACCAACGATTACTATTTAAAGCTTTGCGGATCTGGAGGCGGTGGCTATATTCTTGGTTTTACCGAAGATATAGAGAAAGCGAAACAATCGCTGCAGGGGCATAAGCTTGAAGTAGTTTACCAATTTTAA
- a CDS encoding ubiquinone biosynthesis protein UbiA translates to MAGRKTRLVLMKILSLFSVVRGYNIPVIALAQYLSAIFILAPEKRALDVVFDLNLFYIVLASSLTIASGYIINNFYDAQKDLINRPKKSMLDRLVSQQTKLHVYFALNILVTLLAFMVSWRAVFFFSGYIFLIWFYSHKLKKYPLIGNLTAAFLAVLPFFGILMYFKNFYQVIFAHATFLYLLILTRELIKDLENIKGDFVADYRTIPVMFGEKMSKIIITILIFLTIIPVYLLIDVYDVGYMDMYFYAGMIVIIWFLMLLWKAESQKEYLQLHNILKFLIVAGVFCIVLIDPSVLVHGRKLLSVI, encoded by the coding sequence ATGGCAGGTAGGAAAACAAGATTGGTTCTGATGAAGATACTCAGCCTGTTTTCTGTGGTGCGTGGCTACAATATTCCTGTTATAGCCCTGGCGCAATATCTTTCAGCGATATTTATCCTGGCTCCTGAGAAAAGGGCGCTCGATGTAGTATTCGACCTGAACCTGTTTTATATAGTACTGGCTTCTTCGCTAACTATAGCTTCCGGATATATTATCAATAATTTTTACGACGCGCAAAAGGACCTTATCAATCGTCCCAAAAAATCGATGCTCGATAGGTTGGTTAGCCAGCAGACTAAACTTCATGTGTACTTTGCATTGAATATTTTGGTTACGCTATTGGCTTTTATGGTGTCGTGGCGTGCGGTGTTCTTCTTTTCGGGCTATATTTTCTTAATATGGTTCTATTCGCATAAGCTAAAAAAATACCCGCTGATAGGTAACCTTACTGCTGCTTTTCTGGCGGTATTGCCCTTTTTTGGTATTCTTATGTATTTCAAGAATTTTTACCAGGTGATATTTGCGCATGCAACTTTTCTTTACCTGCTTATCCTTACGCGTGAATTGATAAAAGACCTCGAGAATATTAAAGGCGATTTTGTCGCCGATTACCGCACCATACCGGTAATGTTTGGCGAAAAAATGTCGAAGATAATTATCACTATACTTATCTTTCTTACCATTATACCTGTGTATTTACTAATAGATGTGTATGATGTTGGGTACATGGATATGTATTTTTATGCCGGCATGATCGTTATTATATGGTTTCTTATGCTACTGTGGAAAGCAGAGAGTCAAAAGGAATATCTGCAGCTTCACAACATACTAAAATTCCTTATTGTTGCGGGTGTATTCTGCATTGTACTTATAGACCCTTCAGTTTTAGTGCATGGCAGGAAACTTTTGTCTGTTATTTAA
- a CDS encoding pseudouridylate synthase, whose product MNNGNSRRGGSDRKKSGPSKPLNKARKPGASSKPKSFDKPKTFEKVDAEAPKAGPSAKPRSPKSTTAKKGPASFAKKDGYPRAKPATDKKPADKKPTVKRQSNPDELRLNKFIANSGACSRRDADIYIQSGNVKVNGKVVTEMGHIVKLTDKVDFDGVTITPEKKEYLLLNKPKNFTTSGEGDKDMRNVLELIRGASRGNLQPVGRMDKNTTGLLIFTNDTEMIRKYAQPNQKSFKIYQVSLDKNLKYEDLEKISAGVHLDGHKLFIDEVSYIEGESKTEIGLKLRTPNVKVVRAIFESFKYDVLRVDRVSFAGLTKKNLPRGNYRFLTEQEIINLKNI is encoded by the coding sequence ATGAATAACGGCAACAGCAGGAGAGGCGGCAGCGACAGGAAAAAAAGCGGTCCTTCCAAACCATTAAATAAAGCAAGGAAACCGGGTGCATCCTCTAAACCAAAGTCTTTTGATAAACCAAAAACCTTTGAAAAAGTAGATGCTGAAGCTCCTAAAGCGGGACCATCTGCAAAACCACGCAGCCCAAAATCGACTACTGCCAAAAAAGGCCCTGCATCTTTTGCTAAGAAAGATGGCTATCCAAGAGCAAAACCTGCTACAGATAAAAAGCCTGCAGATAAAAAACCTACTGTAAAAAGACAATCTAACCCGGACGAACTTCGTCTGAATAAATTTATCGCTAACTCGGGTGCATGTTCGCGCCGTGATGCCGATATTTATATACAATCGGGTAACGTAAAAGTTAATGGTAAGGTGGTTACAGAAATGGGCCACATTGTTAAGCTTACCGATAAGGTAGATTTTGACGGTGTTACTATTACTCCCGAGAAGAAAGAATACCTTCTTTTAAACAAGCCTAAAAACTTTACTACTTCAGGTGAAGGCGATAAAGATATGCGTAATGTTCTTGAACTTATACGTGGGGCAAGCAGAGGAAACCTTCAGCCGGTAGGCAGGATGGATAAGAACACTACAGGTCTTCTTATCTTTACGAATGATACCGAGATGATTAGAAAGTACGCTCAGCCTAACCAAAAGTCATTCAAGATTTATCAGGTTTCTTTAGATAAGAACCTTAAATATGAAGACCTTGAGAAAATTTCGGCAGGTGTCCACCTTGACGGGCACAAACTGTTTATTGATGAGGTAAGCTATATTGAAGGTGAGTCAAAAACTGAAATCGGGCTTAAGCTTAGAACGCCTAACGTTAAAGTAGTGCGTGCTATTTTTGAAAGCTTTAAGTATGATGTATTAAGGGTAGACCGTGTGTCTTTTGCAGGTCTTACCAAAAAGAACCTTCCGCGTGGAAACTACCGTTTCCTTACAGAGCAGGAGATTATCAACCTAAAAAATATATAA
- a CDS encoding membrane assembly protein AsmA, whose protein sequence is MKSTPRNIALKIFKWIGITIVSVLFLLFIIPILFPGTIAEQVKIFANKSIDGELNFSKSKLSFFAHFPSLTVSLDDLSLKGSAPYRNDTLLKADEVAFGINLKRLIFDNEIKIDEIYVSDGLVNVMVNEQGQANYNVYIAPKDQPKDTSGTGPAIRLDRVDLKNLHIKYSDKSAKMLVDAHGFNYVGKGNLSEEVFDLQTDAAIDSIDFYYDNVPYLEKKKVRADLITRINTNALSFILQKNELRINQLPVEFTGVFSILKDGYNINIDAVSKDNKLKDLFSVLPPQYSAWMQDTKIKGRSDLLFTFKGRYNAATKQQPDLGFSMQIRDGMIEYKDAPMAMSDFQMNLSAMLPSLDVEKMSISLKALDFKVGDNDKFSAFLYTKGMKEMTVKANVKGSLDLQALDRALGIQNIDLKGVLKADIVADGIYSAEKKLFPKTKGGVNLQNGWLKTSYYPNPITDIKFVTNVQNSKGTFDDVKIVVNPASFVFEGNPVYVNASVSNFEDVDYNAKIKGELNIGRIYKVFSQKGLDVTGYAKADLSLQGRQSYATTGQYSKLNNKGTIVLKDIKATSELFPKPFRLNEGLFRFQNEKMWFDKFRAYYGKSDFAMNGYLLNTINYFLESHGTLHGNFNVKSNLINVDEFMALKEGENTDLKPEVEAVKAANPKMSGVVVLPTNLDVSLVANADKVEYTGLVLNNLIGKVGISKGKLSLQNTTFNIIDCNVGIDAAYDDESPMSANFDVHFKAKDFNVKRAYKEIPMFREMVSAAEKAEGIISLDYKLKGDLDGNMSPIYASLSGGGIISVRDVKVAGLKMFGDISDKTGSEGLSNPNIKGINIETTIDNNLIRIKEFMFKVAGFRPKIKGTTSFDGLLDIRVRLGLPPLGILGVPIVVTGTHEDPKIKIFSKTGQKIEEAKYNEKTNKLVKKEKVKTEPKKEK, encoded by the coding sequence ATGAAATCAACGCCCCGAAATATTGCCCTTAAAATTTTTAAATGGATAGGTATAACCATAGTGTCTGTACTATTTCTGTTGTTTATAATTCCCATACTTTTTCCCGGGACAATCGCCGAACAGGTAAAGATATTTGCGAATAAGAGTATCGACGGAGAGCTGAATTTCTCGAAATCAAAACTTTCATTTTTTGCGCATTTCCCTTCCCTTACGGTATCGCTGGACGACCTTTCGCTAAAAGGCTCTGCTCCCTATAGAAATGATACGCTGCTAAAGGCAGACGAGGTGGCTTTTGGTATTAACCTTAAGCGGCTGATCTTTGATAATGAGATTAAAATTGATGAGATATATGTGTCTGACGGTTTAGTGAATGTAATGGTAAACGAACAGGGACAGGCAAATTACAATGTGTACATCGCTCCAAAAGACCAACCGAAAGATACATCGGGTACAGGGCCGGCTATAAGGCTGGACAGGGTAGATCTTAAAAACCTCCATATTAAATACAGCGATAAATCGGCTAAAATGCTGGTTGATGCTCACGGCTTTAATTATGTTGGTAAAGGTAATCTTAGCGAAGAAGTGTTTGACCTGCAAACTGATGCTGCCATAGATTCTATCGACTTTTACTACGACAACGTGCCTTATCTTGAAAAGAAAAAGGTACGTGCCGACCTGATAACGCGAATAAATACGAATGCCCTGTCGTTTATCCTTCAAAAGAATGAGTTGCGAATTAATCAATTGCCTGTAGAATTTACCGGTGTGTTCTCTATACTTAAAGACGGATATAATATTAATATAGACGCAGTTTCTAAAGATAATAAGCTTAAAGACCTTTTTTCGGTACTGCCTCCGCAGTATTCAGCCTGGATGCAAGACACCAAGATTAAAGGGCGTAGCGATTTATTGTTTACTTTTAAAGGACGATATAACGCAGCTACAAAACAGCAGCCTGATCTCGGCTTTAGTATGCAGATTAGGGATGGTATGATAGAATATAAAGATGCGCCAATGGCAATGTCTGACTTTCAGATGAACCTTAGCGCCATGTTGCCGTCGCTGGATGTTGAGAAGATGAGTATAAGTCTTAAAGCGCTTGACTTTAAAGTAGGCGATAACGATAAATTCAGTGCCTTTTTGTACACCAAAGGGATGAAAGAAATGACCGTAAAAGCCAATGTTAAAGGTTCGCTCGACCTTCAGGCGCTCGATCGGGCTCTGGGTATTCAGAATATTGACCTGAAAGGTGTACTTAAAGCAGATATTGTTGCCGATGGTATTTATAGTGCCGAGAAAAAACTATTTCCTAAAACAAAAGGTGGCGTAAATCTGCAAAACGGATGGCTTAAAACATCGTATTACCCTAACCCAATTACTGATATTAAATTTGTAACCAATGTACAAAACAGTAAAGGCACTTTTGATGACGTAAAAATTGTGGTTAATCCGGCATCGTTCGTGTTTGAGGGTAATCCGGTATATGTAAATGCAAGCGTGTCTAATTTTGAAGATGTAGATTATAATGCCAAGATAAAAGGAGAACTTAATATCGGGCGAATCTATAAGGTATTCTCACAAAAAGGGCTCGACGTTACGGGTTATGCCAAAGCAGATCTTTCGTTGCAGGGAAGGCAGAGCTATGCCACAACCGGGCAGTATAGTAAGCTGAACAATAAAGGAACCATAGTTCTCAAAGATATTAAAGCAACATCTGAATTATTCCCGAAACCATTTAGGCTAAACGAAGGGTTGTTCAGGTTCCAAAACGAAAAAATGTGGTTTGATAAGTTCCGGGCATATTATGGTAAATCTGACTTTGCCATGAACGGCTATCTTTTGAATACCATCAATTACTTTTTAGAATCGCATGGTACGCTGCACGGTAATTTCAATGTAAAATCGAACCTTATTAATGTTGATGAATTCATGGCATTGAAAGAAGGCGAGAACACCGACCTTAAACCCGAGGTGGAAGCTGTAAAGGCAGCTAACCCAAAAATGAGCGGGGTAGTGGTGCTGCCAACCAATCTAGATGTGTCGTTAGTAGCGAATGCCGATAAGGTGGAGTATACAGGGTTGGTGCTAAATAATCTTATAGGGAAAGTAGGTATTTCTAAAGGGAAATTATCCCTTCAAAATACCACCTTTAATATAATAGATTGTAACGTAGGAATAGATGCTGCGTATGATGACGAATCGCCTATGTCTGCTAATTTTGATGTGCATTTTAAGGCGAAGGACTTTAATGTTAAAAGAGCATATAAAGAAATACCTATGTTTCGTGAAATGGTAAGCGCAGCTGAAAAAGCTGAAGGTATCATATCGCTTGACTATAAGCTGAAAGGAGATCTTGATGGTAATATGAGTCCTATTTATGCATCGCTTTCGGGTGGTGGTATCATATCGGTTCGCGATGTGAAAGTTGCAGGGCTTAAAATGTTTGGCGATATAAGTGATAAAACAGGTTCGGAAGGTTTAAGCAATCCTAACATCAAAGGCATAAATATTGAAACGACTATTGATAACAACCTTATACGAATAAAAGAATTTATGTTTAAGGTGGCGGGCTTCAGGCCTAAAATAAAAGGTACAACCAGTTTTGATGGTTTGCTGGATATAAGAGTGAGGCTTGGATTGCCTCCGTTAGGAATTTTAGGTGTGCCAATTGTTGTTACCGGTACGCACGAAGACCCTAAAATAAAAATATTCAGTAAAACAGGTCAAAAAATAGAAGAGGCAAAATATAACGAAAAGACCAATAAGCTTGTTAAGAAGGAAAAAGTAAAAACAGAGCCTAAAAAAGAGAAGTAA
- a CDS encoding diphosphomevalonate decarboxylase, whose translation MPDKAFIPSPYTNTIENGSFEWSAPSNIALVKYWGKTGQQIPANPSISLTLNNCKTITKLTFEKKADTSAFSFDLLFEGQPKESFRPKIEKFFERVEIYLPFLKEYHFTVDTQNTFPHSSGIASSASGMAALAVNLMSLEKELNPAMTEDYFNQKASFLARLGSGSACRSVKGNVVIWGEHAETAGSSNLYGVEFTGFNEVFSNYQDTILLVDKGEKQVSSTVGHDLMHGHPFAQQRFAQAHVNLYKMKEALTIGDLDAFIQITESEALTLHAMMMTSMPYFILMKPNTLEIINKIWAFREATKIPVCFTLDAGANVHVLYPENVSKEVLDFIKNELVGYCQNSQYICDEIGTGALRIN comes from the coding sequence ATGCCAGATAAGGCTTTTATTCCATCGCCATATACCAATACAATAGAAAACGGAAGCTTTGAGTGGAGCGCGCCAAGCAATATCGCCCTTGTAAAATACTGGGGAAAAACCGGGCAGCAGATTCCCGCTAACCCATCTATAAGCTTAACGCTCAATAATTGTAAAACCATAACAAAGCTTACTTTTGAAAAGAAAGCAGATACTTCTGCATTTTCGTTCGACCTGCTTTTTGAAGGTCAGCCAAAGGAAAGCTTTCGTCCGAAAATTGAAAAATTCTTTGAAAGGGTAGAAATTTATCTGCCATTTTTAAAAGAATATCATTTTACTGTAGATACGCAAAATACATTCCCACATAGTTCGGGTATTGCTTCTTCGGCGTCGGGTATGGCAGCACTGGCAGTAAACCTGATGAGTCTTGAAAAAGAACTGAACCCTGCTATGACCGAAGATTATTTTAATCAAAAAGCATCGTTCTTAGCACGATTAGGGTCGGGTAGTGCGTGCCGAAGCGTTAAAGGAAATGTGGTTATTTGGGGCGAACATGCCGAAACAGCAGGAAGTTCTAATCTTTATGGTGTTGAATTTACCGGTTTCAATGAGGTGTTTTCGAACTATCAGGATACCATTTTGTTAGTAGATAAAGGCGAGAAGCAGGTGAGCAGCACAGTAGGACACGACCTGATGCACGGGCATCCGTTTGCGCAGCAGCGATTTGCACAGGCGCATGTAAACCTTTATAAAATGAAAGAAGCGTTAACCATCGGTGACCTCGATGCGTTTATACAGATTACCGAGAGCGAGGCCTTAACGCTACATGCCATGATGATGACCTCTATGCCGTATTTCATATTGATGAAGCCTAACACGCTAGAAATCATTAATAAAATTTGGGCATTTAGGGAAGCGACTAAAATTCCGGTTTGTTTTACTCTTGATGCTGGGGCGAATGTACACGTGCTATATCCCGAAAACGTTAGTAAAGAAGTTTTAGATTTTATTAAGAATGAATTAGTTGGCTATTGCCAAAACAGTCAGTACATTTGCGACGAAATTGGTACAGGTGCGCTAAGGATTAATTAG
- a CDS encoding peptidase M3: protein MKRKHLIILNLPFILFMSCKQENKAETIGENNPLLAAYDTPYEAPPFNLIENHHYKPAILEAIHINQGEIDAIADSKEKPTFENTIVAFENSGSLLNRITTTLGNLTTANTNDTLQALAQEIAPELSKHSDNIFLNEKLFARVKKIWDTQLEYKLNAEQSKLLEKKYKAFVRSGANLDAKQKERLRKINEQLSVLSLKYGDNILKENNAYQLFVDKKEDLAGLPEEVIQTAADEAKEAGKEGKWLFTLQNASVMPFLQYADNRELRKKLWTAYQNRGNNGNASDNRINVVEMTNLRAEKAKLLGYSSHAAYVLEERMAKTPEAVYALMDQLWAPALEKAKAEEADIKKLMVADGIKDDVQPYDWRYYTEKIRKQRYDLDEQELKPYFSLENVRNGIFTVTKNLYGLQYRQLKDVPVYHPDVTAWEVTDKDGKHLGILYMDFFPRASKKGGAWMTSYRKQRTVDGKRLAPIISIVCNFSKPTAGNPALLTFDETTTFFHEFGHALHGLLSNVTYESLAGTSVPTDFVELPSQVMENWAAEPEVLKLYAKHYKTGEVIPDALIKKLQESATFDQGFATVEYLAAAYLDLDYHNRTEPLTQNVIDFEKASMDKLGLINSIIPRYRSTYYSHIFSGGYSAGYYSYIWSGVLDTDAFDAFKTSSLFDQKNAKSFRTNILEKGGTLDAMQMYKNFRGAEPSIEPLLRKRGLDKKEVKLENNKIKG, encoded by the coding sequence ATGAAGAGAAAACACCTGATTATTTTAAACTTACCATTTATATTATTTATGTCGTGCAAACAGGAAAACAAGGCCGAAACCATTGGCGAGAACAATCCGCTTTTAGCCGCTTACGATACACCATACGAAGCACCACCGTTTAACCTTATAGAAAACCACCATTACAAGCCGGCGATTTTAGAGGCTATACACATCAACCAGGGCGAAATAGATGCTATTGCCGACAGCAAAGAGAAACCTACTTTCGAAAATACTATTGTGGCGTTTGAAAACTCCGGCAGCCTGCTTAACCGCATTACAACAACACTTGGTAACCTTACCACCGCCAATACGAATGACACACTTCAGGCACTAGCGCAGGAAATTGCTCCTGAACTTTCTAAACACAGCGACAATATTTTTCTTAATGAAAAATTGTTTGCGCGCGTTAAAAAAATATGGGATACCCAATTGGAATATAAGCTGAATGCAGAACAGTCTAAGCTTTTAGAAAAGAAATACAAAGCCTTTGTCCGTAGTGGAGCCAACCTTGATGCAAAACAAAAAGAGCGCCTTCGTAAGATAAATGAGCAGCTATCGGTACTATCGCTGAAATATGGCGACAACATCCTTAAAGAAAACAATGCTTATCAATTGTTTGTAGACAAAAAAGAAGACTTGGCAGGGCTTCCTGAAGAAGTGATACAAACAGCTGCCGACGAGGCTAAGGAAGCAGGCAAGGAAGGCAAATGGCTGTTTACATTGCAAAATGCAAGCGTTATGCCTTTTCTTCAGTATGCTGATAATCGTGAACTTCGCAAAAAACTATGGACAGCCTATCAAAACCGTGGCAATAATGGCAATGCGTCTGATAACCGCATCAATGTGGTAGAAATGACAAACCTTAGAGCCGAAAAAGCCAAACTTTTAGGCTACAGCAGCCATGCCGCCTATGTACTTGAAGAGCGTATGGCTAAAACCCCTGAGGCTGTTTATGCTTTGATGGATCAGCTTTGGGCACCTGCCCTTGAAAAGGCAAAAGCTGAAGAAGCCGATATTAAAAAACTTATGGTTGCCGACGGTATTAAAGATGATGTTCAGCCATACGACTGGAGGTACTATACAGAGAAAATACGCAAGCAGCGTTACGATTTGGACGAACAGGAACTAAAGCCTTACTTTAGCCTTGAAAACGTACGCAACGGAATATTTACAGTAACTAAGAACTTATACGGACTGCAATACCGCCAGCTAAAAGATGTACCGGTTTACCATCCTGATGTTACCGCATGGGAAGTAACCGACAAAGATGGCAAGCACCTTGGTATCTTATATATGGATTTCTTTCCAAGGGCTTCTAAAAAAGGTGGCGCATGGATGACATCGTACCGCAAACAAAGAACAGTAGACGGCAAGCGCCTTGCCCCTATAATCTCTATTGTCTGCAACTTTTCTAAACCTACAGCCGGCAACCCTGCACTGCTTACCTTTGATGAAACAACAACCTTCTTTCATGAATTTGGACATGCCCTGCATGGATTGCTGAGCAACGTTACCTATGAAAGCCTTGCGGGTACGAGCGTACCTACCGACTTCGTTGAGCTGCCATCTCAGGTAATGGAGAATTGGGCTGCCGAACCGGAGGTTTTAAAGCTATATGCCAAACATTATAAAACCGGAGAGGTTATTCCTGATGCCCTTATCAAAAAGCTCCAGGAATCAGCTACGTTCGATCAGGGATTTGCTACTGTAGAATACCTGGCTGCTGCTTACCTTGACCTGGATTACCACAACAGGACAGAACCACTTACACAGAATGTAATTGATTTTGAAAAAGCATCTATGGATAAACTGGGATTGATTAATTCTATCATTCCACGTTACAGAAGCACATACTACAGCCACATTTTTAGCGGAGGATATTCTGCAGGATATTATAGCTATATATGGTCGGGAGTACTAGACACTGACGCATTTGACGCATTTAAAACATCATCGTTATTCGACCAGAAAAATGCAAAATCCTTCCGCACCAACATCCTTGAAAAAGGCGGAACATTAGATGCAATGCAGATGTACAAAAACTTCCGCGGTGCAGAACCTTCTATAGAACCACTGCTTCGCAAAAGAGGACTGGACAAAAAAGAGGTAAAGCTTGAAAACAACAAAATAAAAGGATAA
- a CDS encoding CrtK encodes MEQKPLSRTFKILVMIVTCVIVGTVSGLVTQESVTTWYPTINKPSFNPPNWIFAPVWTTLYVMMAIAAGLVWDKMETQRETVRKALTFFAIQLALNALWSFIFFGLHNPMLALIEIVLLWLMIYETFVQFNKVNKIAGYLFIPYILWVTFALVLNASIWWLNR; translated from the coding sequence ATGGAACAAAAACCCTTATCCCGTACGTTTAAAATTCTGGTAATGATAGTTACCTGTGTTATTGTTGGCACCGTTTCCGGTCTTGTAACACAAGAAAGTGTAACTACTTGGTATCCCACCATAAACAAACCCTCATTCAATCCGCCGAACTGGATATTTGCTCCCGTATGGACTACTCTTTACGTAATGATGGCAATTGCAGCCGGACTGGTGTGGGACAAAATGGAAACGCAAAGAGAAACAGTAAGAAAGGCACTAACCTTTTTTGCAATACAACTGGCATTAAATGCCTTATGGTCGTTTATATTCTTCGGATTGCATAACCCAATGCTGGCATTAATTGAAATTGTGCTGCTTTGGCTGATGATCTATGAAACCTTTGTACAGTTTAATAAAGTCAATAAAATTGCCGGATATCTCTTTATACCCTACATACTCTGGGTAACTTTTGCCTTGGTACTTAATGCCTCAATATGGTGGCTTAACAGGTAA